The Devosia sp. A16 genome includes a window with the following:
- a CDS encoding helix-turn-helix domain-containing GNAT family N-acetyltransferase has translation MDATQIAEIRRFNRAFARWLGLFDEHYSKTDYSPAESRLFYELAAAGHTNGANLARSMGVDPAYLSRMLQKFVADGLVAVSPSISDRRRNQLALTADGDKAAAQVEAAADGAIADLISPLSETARAELVSAMQTIARLLENEDPAASIILRPHRIGDVAHVVARQSRLYADEYGWDGSYEALASEIGGKFLAEFDPSTDGCWIAERDGKLIGSVFVVDAGQGVAQLRLLYVEPEARGLGVGKLLVEQVVRFARDRRYSKIRLWTQASLVAARKLYAAAGFTLTESKPHHSFGKDLVGEYWELKL, from the coding sequence ATGGATGCCACGCAGATTGCCGAGATTCGCCGCTTCAACCGTGCCTTTGCGCGCTGGCTGGGGCTGTTCGACGAGCACTACTCGAAGACCGATTACAGCCCGGCCGAGAGCCGGCTGTTCTACGAGCTCGCGGCGGCCGGCCATACCAACGGCGCCAACCTGGCGCGGTCGATGGGGGTCGATCCGGCCTATCTGAGCCGCATGCTGCAGAAGTTCGTCGCCGACGGTCTGGTGGCGGTATCGCCCAGCATCTCGGATAGGCGTCGCAACCAGCTGGCGCTCACCGCCGACGGCGACAAGGCTGCGGCCCAGGTCGAAGCGGCGGCCGATGGCGCCATTGCCGATCTCATCAGCCCGCTGTCCGAAACCGCGCGCGCTGAGCTGGTGTCCGCCATGCAGACCATCGCCCGCCTCCTGGAAAACGAGGACCCGGCCGCCTCCATCATCCTCAGGCCGCATCGCATCGGCGATGTCGCGCATGTGGTCGCCCGCCAGTCGCGCCTCTATGCCGACGAGTACGGCTGGGATGGCAGCTATGAGGCGTTGGCGTCAGAAATCGGCGGCAAATTCCTTGCCGAGTTCGACCCTTCAACCGATGGCTGCTGGATTGCTGAGCGCGATGGCAAGCTCATCGGCTCGGTGTTCGTCGTGGATGCCGGCCAGGGCGTGGCGCAACTGCGCCTGCTCTATGTCGAGCCCGAGGCACGCGGGCTCGGGGTGGGCAAGCTGCTGGTCGAACAGGTGGTCCGCTTCGCCCGCGACAGGCGCTACAGCAAGATCCGGCTATGGACCCAGGCAAGCCTGGTGGCGGCCCGAAAGCTCTACGCTGCGGCCGGCTTCACCCTGACCGAGAGCAAGCCGCACCATAGCTTCGGCAAGGATCTGGTCGGGGAGTACTGGGAACTGAAGCTGTAG
- a CDS encoding 2-hydroxyacid dehydrogenase has product MTLLLHLADFNERRWADGFAAALPGRKVVTRADSYDPDEVEYIFIWKPKPDAFEGLTKLKAILSLGAGVDALLRNPSRPRDVPIARFMDEDLAQRMSDYVVSQVTMHQRLMTRFKRDQAARQWRQLYPAPAWDATVGIMGLGQLGLDAARHLKVFGYKLRGWSRTAKAVEGVEVFTGSEQFDAFLAGTDILVNLLPLTAETQGILNYDTFSKLRRGGIDNEGPVVINAARGGHQKEADIVRALNDGTLKAASLDVFEVEPLPQDSPLWEMDNVYITPHIAAASSERTGVAYFSKVIRDHEAGLPLPNVIDFGRGY; this is encoded by the coding sequence ATGACCTTGCTGCTGCACCTCGCCGATTTCAACGAACGCCGCTGGGCCGATGGCTTTGCCGCCGCCCTGCCCGGCCGCAAGGTGGTGACCCGGGCCGACAGCTACGACCCCGACGAGGTCGAGTACATCTTCATCTGGAAGCCCAAGCCCGACGCCTTCGAAGGCCTTACCAAACTCAAGGCCATCCTGTCGCTGGGTGCCGGCGTCGATGCGTTGCTGCGCAACCCGTCGCGACCCAGGGACGTGCCGATCGCCCGGTTCATGGATGAAGACCTGGCGCAGCGCATGAGCGACTATGTGGTTTCGCAGGTGACCATGCACCAGCGGCTGATGACACGCTTCAAGCGCGACCAGGCGGCACGGCAGTGGCGGCAGCTCTACCCGGCACCGGCCTGGGACGCGACGGTTGGCATCATGGGCCTGGGCCAGCTCGGGCTTGACGCTGCTCGGCACCTCAAGGTGTTCGGCTATAAGCTCCGCGGCTGGAGCCGGACCGCCAAAGCGGTCGAGGGCGTCGAGGTTTTCACCGGCTCCGAGCAGTTCGATGCGTTCCTTGCCGGCACCGACATCCTCGTCAACCTGCTGCCGCTGACCGCCGAGACGCAGGGCATCCTCAACTACGACACGTTTTCGAAGCTCAGGCGCGGCGGCATCGACAATGAGGGTCCGGTGGTGATCAACGCGGCGCGCGGCGGGCACCAGAAGGAAGCCGATATCGTGCGGGCGCTCAACGATGGCACGCTGAAGGCGGCAAGCCTCGACGTGTTCGAGGTGGAGCCGCTACCGCAGGACTCCCCGCTCTGGGAGATGGACAACGTCTACATCACCCCGCATATCGCGGCCGCCTCGAGCGAGCGCACCGGCGTCGCCTATTTCTCCAAGGTGATCAGGGATCACGAGGCCGGGCTGCCGCTGCCCAACGTGATCGATTTCGGCCGGGGGTATTGA